One genomic segment of Caloranaerobacter ferrireducens includes these proteins:
- a CDS encoding phage portal protein, with amino-acid sequence MIFRNLFEKRSTLAQPDQWLIDIFDGGVTTSGETITPLNSLEIATVYACINIKANAVAKLPFQVFKRTKDGRIREKNHNVVRLIEKRPNPYQTPFLFKHTLCVHQNLWGNAYIWMEFKGKRIENLWILDPSQTEIYVDEKGRIWFLTKIRDKNYKLHYDEVIHLPYLTPDGIAGKSPIQVARETLGIMKASQKFIGSFYKNGTLSSGIIKTKHQLGKDAKDKLRAAWISANSGIDNAMKVAILDSGLEYQPINTMPLQDAEFIATQKFNVAEIAKIFNVPLHKLAELDRATFSNIEQQSMDFIQDCIQPIVIAWEEEFNYKLFSEREQGKYYVKANLTSALRGDSESRAKYYKDMIQLGVYSINEVRELEEKDSIGELGDKHFVSLNYVPLDKMEDYQMAKVGKGGEGSGEKGN; translated from the coding sequence TTGATATTTAGAAATTTATTTGAAAAAAGGTCCACATTAGCACAGCCAGATCAATGGCTTATAGACATATTTGATGGTGGAGTTACTACAAGTGGAGAAACAATTACTCCATTAAACTCATTAGAAATAGCAACTGTCTATGCTTGTATTAATATTAAAGCTAATGCGGTTGCTAAACTTCCATTTCAAGTGTTTAAACGCACAAAAGATGGAAGAATACGAGAAAAAAATCATAATGTAGTCAGATTAATTGAAAAAAGACCTAACCCATATCAAACACCATTCCTTTTTAAACATACTTTATGTGTTCACCAAAATTTATGGGGAAATGCATACATTTGGATGGAATTTAAGGGGAAAAGAATTGAAAATCTTTGGATATTAGACCCTTCACAGACTGAAATTTATGTAGATGAAAAGGGCAGAATTTGGTTTTTAACTAAGATAAGAGATAAAAACTACAAGCTCCATTATGACGAGGTAATACACTTGCCTTACCTAACTCCTGATGGTATTGCTGGTAAAAGTCCTATTCAAGTAGCTAGAGAAACATTAGGTATTATGAAGGCTAGTCAAAAATTCATAGGTAGCTTTTACAAGAATGGAACATTATCTTCAGGGATTATAAAAACTAAACATCAATTAGGCAAAGATGCTAAAGACAAATTAAGGGCAGCATGGATAAGTGCTAATAGTGGAATTGATAATGCAATGAAAGTTGCTATACTTGACAGTGGACTTGAATATCAGCCAATAAATACTATGCCACTACAAGATGCAGAATTTATTGCTACTCAAAAATTTAATGTGGCCGAAATAGCTAAAATATTCAATGTTCCACTTCATAAACTAGCAGAGCTTGATAGAGCTACTTTTAGCAATATTGAACAGCAGTCTATGGATTTTATACAAGATTGTATCCAACCAATTGTTATAGCTTGGGAAGAGGAATTTAATTACAAGCTATTTAGTGAGCGAGAGCAAGGAAAATATTATGTTAAGGCTAATCTTACATCTGCTTTGAGGGGAGACTCTGAAAGTAGAGCGAAATACTATAAAGATATGATTCAATTAGGAGTTTACTCAATAAACGAAGTAAGAGAGCTTGAAGAAAAGGATTCAATAGGAGAATTAGGAGATAAGCACTTTGTAAGCCTGAACTATGTGCCACTTGATAAGATGGAGGATTATCAAATGGCTAAGGTTGGGAAAGGAGGTGAGGGTAGTGGAGAAAAAGGAAATTAG
- a CDS encoding terminase large subunit, protein MKSYSDSVTQYCYDVLEGKEIAGELVKLACKRHLRDLDRQGAEEFPYIFIPEKAERVFKFFSFCKHTKGKLAGQPINLEPFQKFIIGSIFGWVHKDTGLRRYRKAYVQLGRKNGKSTILSGTGLYMLMADGEEGAEIYSTATKKDQAKIVYDDAKNMVIRSKDLSKRLKPNRDMIYHEKTNSKFVPLSKDTKSLDGLSPYLGIIDEYHAHPTPEMYDVIVSGMGQRTQPLLFIITTAGFELNYPCYKEYKYCCQLLDGTLKNEEYFVYIAQLDKNDDYRDANVWIKANPLLAKTEEGMNYLRGELKIALDMPEKLRNFLTKNMNIWVDEKDNGYMDMKKWRACNKELPNLEGKECIVGVDLSSKIDLTSVTAEFPLENGEYAIISHSFIPENAIRTKEIKDKVPYSLWIKQGYITATPGDIVDYEFVKQYIRDLNVKYKVKEICFDPWNATQFATDMMNEGFECVEIRQGYKTLSEPTKNIRELVYQGKIIHGNNPVLTWAVSNAVTKQDPNENIMLDKAKSTNRIDPIASLINAHSRAMLYMREKDVNEHILSDDFSF, encoded by the coding sequence TTGAAGAGTTATTCGGATAGTGTTACACAATATTGTTATGATGTTTTGGAAGGCAAAGAAATAGCAGGAGAGTTAGTCAAACTAGCATGCAAAAGGCATTTAAGGGATTTAGATAGGCAAGGTGCGGAAGAATTTCCGTATATTTTTATACCTGAAAAAGCCGAGAGAGTGTTCAAATTCTTCTCTTTTTGCAAACACACTAAAGGGAAATTGGCAGGTCAACCAATAAACTTAGAGCCTTTTCAAAAATTTATAATAGGTTCTATATTTGGTTGGGTCCATAAAGATACAGGGTTAAGAAGATATAGAAAAGCTTATGTGCAACTTGGCAGAAAGAACGGTAAGTCAACAATACTTAGTGGAACAGGCTTATATATGCTAATGGCAGATGGAGAAGAAGGAGCCGAGATATATTCTACTGCCACTAAAAAGGATCAAGCAAAAATAGTTTATGATGACGCCAAAAACATGGTTATCAGGTCAAAAGATTTAAGTAAGAGACTTAAACCTAATAGAGATATGATATATCATGAGAAAACTAACAGCAAATTTGTACCGTTAAGTAAAGACACTAAGTCCTTAGATGGACTTAGCCCATATTTAGGAATAATAGACGAGTATCATGCACACCCAACACCAGAAATGTATGATGTAATAGTGTCAGGTATGGGGCAAAGAACACAGCCACTTTTGTTTATCATTACTACAGCTGGATTTGAACTTAATTATCCATGCTATAAAGAATATAAATATTGCTGTCAATTACTAGATGGCACACTGAAAAATGAAGAATACTTTGTTTATATAGCACAACTTGATAAAAATGATGATTATAGAGATGCAAATGTGTGGATTAAAGCGAATCCACTATTAGCAAAAACAGAAGAAGGCATGAACTATCTTAGAGGAGAACTCAAGATAGCTTTAGATATGCCTGAAAAGCTAAGAAATTTTCTAACCAAAAATATGAATATTTGGGTAGATGAAAAGGATAATGGTTATATGGATATGAAAAAATGGCGAGCATGCAATAAAGAATTACCAAACCTTGAAGGTAAAGAATGCATAGTAGGGGTTGACCTTTCGTCTAAAATAGACCTTACAAGCGTAACTGCAGAATTTCCATTAGAAAATGGAGAATATGCAATTATTTCACATTCTTTTATACCTGAAAATGCGATAAGAACCAAAGAAATTAAAGACAAAGTACCTTATTCATTATGGATTAAGCAAGGATATATAACTGCGACACCAGGGGATATAGTAGACTATGAATTTGTAAAGCAGTATATTAGAGATTTAAACGTTAAATACAAGGTAAAAGAAATATGTTTTGACCCTTGGAACGCTACACAGTTTGCAACCGATATGATGAATGAAGGTTTTGAATGTGTCGAGATAAGACAAGGATATAAAACACTTTCAGAACCGACTAAAAACATAAGAGAATTGGTATATCAAGGCAAAATAATACATGGTAATAACCCTGTTTTAACATGGGCTGTTAGCAATGCAGTTACAAAGCAGGACCCAAACGAAAATATTATGCTTGATAAGGCAAAATCGACTAATAGAATTGACCCTATTGCTTCATTAATCAATGCACATTCAAGAGCAATGCTTTATATGAGAGAAAAAGATGTAAACGAGCATATTTTAAGTGATGATTTCTCCTTCTAA
- a CDS encoding phage terminase small subunit P27 family, translated as MGRKAKPIELHILQGNPNRLTKSQIEARKEAEAKLKPKADKVKAPKWLSKEAKKEFNRIAKELQEIGLLTNVDIDMLAAYCDAYTEYQKCTKIIEEEGLMVEYTNKAAETNKVPHPLLTKKKQLFEQMKSIAGEFGLTPSARAKLAIPKQEKEVDRFEELFG; from the coding sequence GTGGGAAGAAAAGCTAAGCCAATAGAACTTCATATTCTACAAGGCAATCCTAATAGATTAACTAAATCACAGATAGAAGCAAGAAAAGAAGCAGAAGCAAAACTTAAACCTAAGGCAGATAAAGTAAAAGCTCCTAAATGGCTTAGCAAGGAAGCGAAGAAGGAATTTAATAGGATTGCTAAAGAGCTTCAAGAAATCGGATTGTTAACAAATGTAGACATAGACATGCTGGCTGCTTATTGTGATGCTTATACCGAATACCAAAAATGCACGAAGATTATTGAAGAAGAAGGGCTCATGGTAGAATACACAAACAAAGCGGCTGAAACTAACAAAGTCCCACATCCACTTTTAACAAAGAAAAAGCAGTTATTTGAACAAATGAAAAGTATAGCAGGAGAATTTGGACTAACTCCTTCTGCTAGAGCTAAATTAGCAATTCCTAAACAAGAAAAAGAAGTTGATAGATTTGAAGAGTTATTCGGATAG
- a CDS encoding HNH endonuclease, giving the protein MPKRPKKPCNYPGCPELVEGNERYCDKHKYLAEKEKADRNKYYDKYIRNVRDKKYTEFYHSKEWEKTRRLVLSRDKGLCQHCLKENKIVFADVVHHIVELKQDWSKRLELDNLISLCHECHNKIHSKDTPHT; this is encoded by the coding sequence ATGCCTAAAAGACCAAAGAAACCATGTAATTACCCAGGATGTCCAGAGTTAGTTGAAGGAAACGAAAGGTATTGTGATAAACATAAATACTTAGCAGAAAAAGAAAAAGCAGATAGAAACAAATACTATGATAAATATATAAGGAATGTAAGAGATAAGAAATACACAGAGTTTTATCACAGCAAAGAATGGGAGAAAACAAGAAGGTTAGTATTGAGTAGAGATAAAGGTCTATGTCAGCACTGTTTAAAAGAAAATAAAATTGTTTTTGCAGATGTTGTTCATCATATAGTAGAACTCAAACAAGATTGGAGCAAAAGACTAGAACTTGATAATCTTATCAGTTTATGCCATGAATGTCACAATAAAATACATTCCAAAGATACCCCCCATACTTAA
- a CDS encoding sigma factor-like helix-turn-helix DNA-binding protein, protein MTIEQIEKMLREYEDNKRCKNILEIELECIEETGVSAIDYSLEKVSDTYKINRPVENGAIKNIKNAERNKRIQEEIKMNIKLLDSRIKIIDEALKRLKEDERKIIEKYYIENKTYDMIKREMYLSLKQIRNRRRSALEKIKNTFEMLERNKKVK, encoded by the coding sequence ATGACTATTGAACAAATAGAAAAAATGTTGAGAGAATATGAAGATAATAAAAGATGCAAAAATATACTGGAAATAGAACTAGAATGTATAGAAGAAACAGGAGTTAGTGCTATTGATTATAGTTTAGAAAAAGTAAGTGATACATATAAAATAAATAGACCAGTTGAAAATGGAGCGATAAAAAATATAAAAAATGCAGAAAGAAATAAGAGGATCCAAGAAGAAATAAAAATGAATATTAAATTACTAGATAGCAGAATTAAAATAATAGATGAAGCACTAAAGAGACTCAAAGAAGATGAAAGAAAGATTATTGAGAAGTACTATATAGAGAATAAAACTTATGACATGATTAAAAGAGAAATGTATTTGTCACTTAAACAGATTAGAAATAGAAGAAGATCTGCATTAGAGAAAATTAAAAACACATTCGAAATGCTAGAGCGAAACAAAAAGGTAAAGTAA
- a CDS encoding putative HNHc nuclease has product MRINCEIDNIKTLKKGMKITLAIGDKEVPRVMKNIYNFMDKPITIDFLIDEQKQIERMKQITPEQRKKIYAMIRDIANCFGENEENTKENLKIEFIQNSQYEDFSLSNCSKELAGDFIDFLINFAFENGIPMTEHPIKRVDDLDRYLKACLRHRICAICGRRGEIHHVDTIGMGNDRNKVNDRDYRKMCLCRVHHTEYHTLGAESFYKKYHLHGVIYEE; this is encoded by the coding sequence TTGAGAATAAATTGCGAGATTGACAACATCAAGACTCTTAAAAAAGGCATGAAAATAACACTAGCAATAGGAGATAAAGAAGTTCCAAGAGTTATGAAGAATATTTACAACTTCATGGACAAGCCTATAACAATAGATTTCCTTATAGATGAGCAAAAACAAATTGAAAGAATGAAACAGATTACTCCAGAGCAACGTAAGAAAATATATGCAATGATTAGAGATATAGCAAATTGTTTCGGAGAAAATGAAGAGAATACAAAAGAAAACTTAAAAATTGAATTTATACAAAATAGCCAGTATGAAGATTTCAGTTTGAGTAATTGTAGTAAAGAACTAGCAGGTGATTTTATAGATTTTCTAATTAATTTTGCATTTGAGAATGGTATACCAATGACAGAGCATCCAATTAAAAGAGTAGATGATTTGGATAGATATCTAAAGGCGTGTTTAAGACATAGAATATGCGCTATATGTGGTAGACGTGGAGAAATACATCATGTAGATACTATAGGAATGGGAAATGACAGAAATAAAGTTAATGATAGAGATTATAGAAAGATGTGTTTGTGTAGAGTACATCATACTGAGTATCATACTTTAGGAGCAGAAAGTTTTTATAAGAAGTATCATTTACATGGTGTTATTTATGAAGAATGA
- a CDS encoding RusA family crossover junction endodeoxyribonuclease, whose product MKIVIPGELPDLNQIIEAAKSHYGQYSKLKKQNTNIVAWAAKGKGRYKKIDLIITWYCKDRRKDKDNIAAGLKFILDGLVKAGVIENDGWKQINDFTHRFKVDKKNPRIEVEIKEVS is encoded by the coding sequence TTGAAAATAGTTATTCCTGGTGAATTGCCGGACTTAAATCAAATTATAGAAGCTGCAAAAAGTCATTATGGTCAATATAGTAAGTTGAAAAAGCAAAACACAAATATTGTTGCTTGGGCAGCGAAAGGTAAAGGAAGATATAAAAAAATAGATTTAATAATTACCTGGTATTGCAAAGACAGAAGGAAAGATAAGGATAATATTGCAGCTGGGCTTAAGTTTATATTAGATGGCTTAGTAAAAGCTGGTGTAATTGAAAATGATGGATGGAAACAAATAAATGATTTTACTCATAGATTTAAGGTGGATAAGAAGAATCCTAGAATAGAAGTGGAGATTAAAGAGGTGAGCTAG
- a CDS encoding nucleoside triphosphate pyrophosphohydrolase family protein, translated as MDFKEYQKLAMRTKNKQLIKDQQLLNAALGLNGEAGELADEIKKIFFHGHGLNKDKLIKETGDILWYIALLADAIGVDMETIAEKNIEKLKKRYPEGFSSERSIHRQD; from the coding sequence ATGGATTTTAAGGAATATCAAAAGTTAGCTATGAGAACTAAAAATAAGCAACTTATTAAGGACCAACAACTATTAAATGCAGCACTTGGTTTGAATGGTGAAGCTGGAGAGTTAGCTGATGAGATAAAAAAGATATTCTTTCATGGACATGGATTAAATAAGGACAAGCTTATCAAAGAAACAGGAGACATACTTTGGTACATAGCACTATTAGCTGATGCTATAGGGGTTGATATGGAAACTATAGCAGAGAAAAACATTGAAAAACTTAAGAAGAGATATCCAGAAGGTTTTAGTTCAGAGAGGTCGATTCATAGACAAGATTAG
- a CDS encoding single-stranded DNA-binding protein, which translates to MNTWFGIGRLTKDVELRYTPNGKAIATGTIAISRRYNQEKTDFIDIRVWGASAEKYFAEYGKKGRLIAVQGELNIDTWKDENGNWQSRTYITASNVRFLDNRKDNDIPEGFQSVDDDSIPF; encoded by the coding sequence ATGAATACTTGGTTTGGAATTGGTCGATTAACAAAAGATGTGGAATTGAGATATACACCCAATGGCAAAGCAATAGCAACAGGGACTATAGCAATATCAAGAAGATACAATCAAGAAAAAACAGATTTTATTGATATTAGAGTTTGGGGAGCATCTGCAGAAAAATATTTTGCAGAGTACGGAAAGAAAGGTAGATTGATAGCAGTACAAGGAGAGCTAAATATAGATACTTGGAAAGATGAAAACGGAAATTGGCAAAGTAGAACATATATAACTGCTTCAAATGTAAGGTTTCTAGATAATAGAAAAGATAATGATATACCAGAAGGATTTCAGTCAGTAGATGATGACAGTATACCTTTTTAA
- a CDS encoding radical SAM protein has protein sequence MRIGLVDFDGKIPNLALMKLSTYYKQQGAKVFLNEFPRDVDKVYCSVLFTWNKEKALILRDVYKNIEFGGTGWDITKHLPPEVEKCNPDYELYQMKDIYKRLGGIMKKETKIKKAKTLLNMGIGFTSRGCIRNCGFCFVPEKEGKFKQVADIKDLINPKSNVITLLDNNFTADPDMIDKCKEIKERDLIVDISQGIDVRLLTEEKAKALSEIKHLRSIHYAWDLMSFENSIIEGIKLLSKYIKPWKHMCFMLVGFNTSFEEDMYRFRRLVEMNVDPYVMIYNKKGDARLKHFARWVNGRIYKVCEWNEYEPWKKAQRQLSFA, from the coding sequence TTGAGAATAGGTTTAGTAGATTTTGATGGCAAAATACCTAACTTAGCATTAATGAAACTAAGCACATATTACAAACAACAAGGAGCTAAAGTATTCCTTAATGAATTTCCAAGAGATGTAGATAAAGTTTATTGTTCGGTGTTGTTTACTTGGAATAAAGAAAAAGCATTAATTTTAAGAGATGTATATAAGAATATTGAATTCGGAGGTACTGGCTGGGATATAACAAAGCATTTGCCACCAGAAGTAGAAAAATGCAATCCAGATTATGAATTATATCAAATGAAAGATATTTATAAGCGATTAGGTGGCATTATGAAGAAAGAGACTAAGATAAAAAAAGCTAAAACTTTACTTAATATGGGAATAGGCTTCACTTCAAGAGGTTGTATTAGAAACTGTGGATTCTGTTTTGTACCAGAAAAAGAAGGAAAGTTTAAACAAGTAGCCGATATAAAAGATTTAATCAATCCAAAGTCAAATGTAATTACACTACTAGATAATAACTTTACAGCAGATCCTGACATGATAGATAAATGTAAAGAAATAAAGGAAAGAGATTTGATAGTAGATATCAGTCAAGGTATTGATGTAAGGCTACTAACCGAAGAAAAGGCGAAGGCATTAAGTGAGATTAAACATCTTAGAAGTATTCACTATGCATGGGACTTAATGAGTTTTGAAAATTCAATTATAGAAGGAATAAAACTACTAAGCAAATATATAAAGCCCTGGAAGCATATGTGTTTTATGTTAGTTGGTTTTAATACAAGTTTTGAAGAAGATATGTATAGATTTAGAAGGTTAGTAGAAATGAATGTAGATCCTTATGTAATGATTTACAACAAGAAAGGTGATGCAAGACTTAAGCATTTTGCTAGATGGGTGAACGGAAGGATTTATAAGGTTTGTGAGTGGAATGAATATGAGCCATGGAAAAAAGCACAAAGACAATTAAGTTTTGCTTAA
- a CDS encoding host-nuclease inhibitor Gam family protein: MENIRLSDEFLTINEEEKETWKVTDDLSADWCLDKIRESKAEYERFRMVAQAKIEQIQARLQAEEEKMNREVAFFESKLREYFETVKAKETKTQKSYKLPSGTLKLKKSKLDFDYDKNKLLEVAEQQGMNEYIKIKKSFDWSSFKKNLEIRGNRIINKETGEIVEIEGLRVIEKPEEFKVEV; encoded by the coding sequence ATGGAAAACATTAGATTGAGTGACGAGTTCCTAACTATAAATGAGGAAGAAAAAGAAACTTGGAAGGTTACTGATGATTTATCAGCAGATTGGTGCCTGGATAAAATCAGAGAATCTAAGGCAGAGTATGAAAGATTTAGAATGGTAGCACAAGCTAAGATAGAGCAAATACAAGCTAGACTACAAGCTGAAGAAGAGAAAATGAATAGAGAAGTAGCTTTCTTTGAATCAAAGTTGAGAGAGTATTTTGAGACAGTTAAAGCTAAAGAAACAAAGACTCAAAAGAGTTATAAACTACCTTCAGGCACATTAAAACTTAAGAAGAGTAAATTAGACTTTGACTATGACAAAAATAAGTTGTTAGAAGTAGCAGAGCAACAAGGAATGAATGAATATATCAAGATTAAAAAATCATTTGACTGGTCCAGTTTTAAAAAGAATTTAGAAATTAGAGGTAATAGGATAATCAATAAAGAGACTGGCGAGATTGTTGAAATTGAAGGATTAAGAGTAATTGAAAAGCCAGAAGAGTTTAAAGTGGAGGTGTAA
- a CDS encoding antA/AntB antirepressor family protein, which translates to MNDLTVVENGLIPIYQNQKGERLVDARELHEFLEVKSKFADWIKNRIDKYGFIENLDYVTVSKILENGGRTKEYILKIDTAKEIAMVENNLKGRLVRRYFIEVEKKFREMQKPTCIEDVLIQSLQEMKQMRLQIEQARQEIAATQTQVATIKDTLIQRDKNWRDWTNSNVKNIGAKLGDYKRAWNESYQELEKRARCNLERRLENYITRLLEAGATKRKIKNACYLDVIEQDTRLKEIYTNIVKELVIKYLD; encoded by the coding sequence ATGAATGATTTAACTGTTGTTGAAAATGGGTTGATTCCTATTTATCAGAACCAAAAAGGCGAAAGACTAGTTGATGCTAGAGAGCTACATGAGTTTTTAGAGGTGAAATCTAAATTTGCAGACTGGATAAAGAACAGAATCGATAAATATGGATTCATTGAAAACTTGGATTATGTAACGGTTTCTAAAATTTTAGAAAACGGTGGTAGGACAAAAGAATACATTCTTAAAATAGACACAGCTAAAGAAATAGCAATGGTAGAAAACAATTTAAAAGGTCGCTTAGTCAGAAGATACTTCATAGAAGTTGAAAAGAAATTTAGAGAAATGCAGAAACCAACTTGTATAGAAGATGTACTTATTCAATCATTGCAGGAAATGAAGCAAATGAGGCTACAAATCGAACAGGCTAGACAAGAAATAGCAGCAACTCAAACACAGGTAGCAACTATAAAAGATACTTTAATACAACGTGATAAAAATTGGAGAGATTGGACTAACAGCAATGTTAAAAATATAGGAGCTAAACTAGGTGACTATAAACGAGCTTGGAATGAAAGTTATCAAGAATTAGAGAAGAGAGCTAGGTGTAATTTAGAGAGAAGGCTTGAAAATTATATTACTCGATTACTTGAAGCTGGAGCTACAAAAAGAAAAATCAAAAATGCATGTTACTTGGATGTAATCGAGCAAGATACAAGACTTAAAGAAATATACACTAACATAGTTAAGGAATTAGTTATCAAATACTTAGATTAA
- a CDS encoding helix-turn-helix domain-containing protein: MKEIRKVKGLTIRQLAEKAELSIGYLSELETGIGGKTNPSIKVL, translated from the coding sequence ATAAAAGAAATTAGAAAAGTAAAAGGACTAACGATAAGGCAATTAGCTGAAAAAGCAGAACTATCAATTGGATATCTTTCAGAGTTGGAAACTGGAATAGGTGGGAAAACAAATCCAAGCATAAAAGTTCTCTGA